The following are encoded together in the Lathyrus oleraceus cultivar Zhongwan6 chromosome 3, CAAS_Psat_ZW6_1.0, whole genome shotgun sequence genome:
- the LOC127131546 gene encoding uncharacterized protein LOC127131546, whose product MVTGILSGNHKVLGVSISLNTIEPYSVAYQENMESLGKNISDDVEQTDAHKESNVDKPLDNVAGEEVRVTHDVSDNPNCEAEIVDLEEFSDNELLSSVLSSIAKRVRTRREKKIVAQRWKYVYQKRLALERELAQNVLDCKDIMDLIQEAGLMKTVTQFSKCYEMLVKEFIVNLSEECADGKSKEFRKVYVRVINANQVRKWPLKGKLVASKLRVKYAMLHKIGAANWVPTNHKSTIAVMLGKFIYAVGTKANFDYGSYIFYQTLKHAGSFSVKGPIAFPSLICGIVLNQFPNILTENDSVKKRDNPMSFNHKLFLGTHVPDIVMTTGETSRVSNPPGKAAVIAMLKETCRDLEARKLNLEKLISTLEMTEGDVLGEAAVAATEGAERQGEEGEADASPDDGTYDDADSESDD is encoded by the exons ATGGTGACTGGAATACTGTCTGGTAATCATAAGGTCCTTGGGGTTTCCATTTCCTTAAACACTATTGAACCTTATAGTGTTGCTTATCAAGAAAATATGGAGTCTTTAGGAAAGAATATCTCTGATGATGTTGAGCAAACTGATGCTCATAAGGAGTCAAATGTTGACAAACCCTTAGATAATGTGGCTGGTGAAGAAGTCCGTGTCACTcatgatgtcagtgacaaccctaactGTGAGGCTGAAATAGTAGACCTGGAGGAATTTTCTGATAATGAGTTGTTGTCCTCAGTCCTTtctagcatagccaaaagggttaggactaggagagaaaagAAAATAGTGGCTCAAAG GTGGAAATATGTTTATCAGAAGAGGCTGGCTTTGGAAAGGGAATTAGCTCAGAATGTCCTAGACTGTAAGGATATTATGGACCTTATTCAAGAGGCTGGTTTAATGAAGACTGTGACTCAGTTCTCAAAGTGCTATGAGATGTTGGTAAAGGAATTTATTGTTAATTTGTCTGAAGAATGTGCTGATGGGAAGTCTAAGGAATTCAGGAAAGTGtatgtgcgag tcatcaATGCTAATCAAGTGAGGAAGTGGCCTCTCAAAGGAAAGTTGGTGGCCAGCAAACTGAGGGTCAAGTATGCAATGCTGCACAAGATTGGAGCTGCTAACTGGGTGCCCACCAATCATAAATCTACAATTGCTGTAATGCTTGGAAAGTTTATAtatgctgttggaaccaaagccAATTTTGACTATGGATCCTATATTTTTTATCAAACTTTGAAGCATGCAGgaagcttcagtgtgaaggggcCTATAGCCTTTCCCTCTCTCATCTGTGGTATTGTGTTGAATCAGTTTCCAAACATCTTGACAGAGAATGATTCTGTGAAGAAAAGAGATAACCCTATGTCCTTCAATCATAAGTTGTTCCTAGGTACccatgtccctgacattgtcatgacaaCAGGTGAGACATCACGTGTAAGCAATCCACCAGGTAAAGCTGCTGTCATTGCAATGCTCAAAGAAACTTGCAGGGATTtagaggcaaggaagctgaaCTTGGAAAAATTGATTAGCACTTTGGAGATGACTGAAGGTGATGTGCTTGGTGAAGCTGCTGTTGCTGCTACAGAAGGAGCTGAAAGACAAGGTGAAGAGGGAGAAGCAGATGCCAGTCCTGATGATGGCACATATGATGATGCTGACTCTGAGTCAGATGACTAG